attttattttatttttaattttttgtgctcttaataattgtatgaatgttgttgtaggatttttatttttcatatgagatcaatttttagttgatttatttataggatatttattttttaaaaaatatttttaaataatcaccgATGAAATTACATACGATATTTTTTCAAAGGAAATATCGACGGAATGAAGCGAGATTTTTTTTGCTTGCCTTTTATTTCAGTAAATCCATCtgtagtaatatttttttattaccaacggacttACTaacggaaaaaaaattaccgatgaaagattcaccgacAAAGCATTTctgttgataaattaattaccaacagAATGATAGTACAAATACCGACGAAAATTTCCGtcgataaatataaaaattctgtTAGTGATTATTTCCATCAAATGagaatcatttcaattttttttttaaaatgattaaatccTTGACGGTGATATTTTTCCTTTATTCCAACAAGTAAGTATATTATATTTACACTAGTTTTAGTATAATACTTTATGTTTTAAGTTTGATACCTTGATTTCTATGCTtagagaatttattttaattgaattgaaaatttaagtATTTTGCATTGATAAATGAACttgcatataatataatttagttatcaaacttcttggctcattaatttatatatattcgaGGAATAAACTATTTGAATTTCATCCAATTTTCagtgaaaaatatgttttgaatctaTACACCAAAAATACTCAAAGTGCATGACTTTTTATAGCCCACGAAACCACTCTatacacccaaaaaaaaagaaaaaggattccAATGATCTTCATCCACCATAGCAGGCCATATTCTATACCTCTTGAAAACACACACGCCGTGACGTCCTTACCACACAAACCATTCCATTTATAAATAAACTTGTGGTAACTGATCTATCTGGATCCCGTGGAATGGTAAAAGAATTGAGTAAAGTAATGGAAGGAAAATTGACaaacttgaatttatttaattaaaggacttaattataaaagataacgataaaattgaaaactcgGTTGATGATTTTTAGTTCACCGGTCAGGTCCATGCATCCTTGCATCTTCATCGCCCAACTATCTTCAGTTCTTACTAGATAGGTGATCCATGTTATCTTGCATGCCAATCCaagcgttttttttttaaaaaaacaaataaaatccaGGATTAGGATGATTGACTTTACTGGGTTTAATATGACCGGgcaatttcaataataataaaaaataataacaacaaataaaatgaaaacaaaaatttgaaagcaaaataaaggtaaaaaatCTAGATGCTAGCCCATCCAGATTAGCTAGCGAAAGCTGTAACCTGGTTGTAATATCAAAGCAATcccatcaaaaacaaaatgaataaaatcataaaatttaattataaaaaaacccaatactTAAGTGtggaacctaaaaaaataattaaaaaatacacgaGCCAAACCATGTTAACTCGCTAACCCTGCTACTATGAGTATAAGATTAGAATTAttctatagaaagaaaagtaaaaaaaaaaaaaacaaagtaagaAGATCAATTATCAAGCAAACAAATATTAAAGGTTGAATTGAgaaagaaattcattttttttaaaaatcaaatgttgaaggattttGTTCGATAACAAagcaaaaatcaaataagaaaatgataatgatATGGTTGTGATACTGGGGAAAGCTCAttgaaatcaaattgaataaaattatgaagctcaattaccaaaaaatccaatattaaagggagagagagtggaaaaaaaatattttcttaaaaaaaagaaatgaaaaaaaaagattcgaGCTAACCTGGGTAAACTCATTAACCCTGCGATCATGAGCATAAAATTGGgataattccataaaaaaaaagtgataaaaaaacacacaaataaattcttaataaattaaatgttgaaggataaatttttatttatttataatacgaTGATGTTATAATTGAAGTTtatttatgtgtattttttaaaaagtcgcAGTTGGGAAGTGTAACTTTTATCAAAtaatgctatatttttttttgaatgtactggattgctaaattttttgaaatgtgctagttttttaaaaagaaaatcaaatttcaatgcTGACAGCGAAAGTGGTAAAGACACGAAAATCTGAATCGAAGTCACTTTTGCTCCATGAAAGCTAATTAACATGGGACCTCAAAAGGCAACACCATAATGTCTTCCATGGTTTATACTTTCATTAGGTGGCAGTGGTAAACAAATATTTAAGGAAAAAGTAACCTAACacctataatataatatttctaatattttcatAGTctgttttttaagatattattataatattccaTTCCCCGTATGCATTCATGCATATCCGTCTAAACCATGATGCGATCTTgaagaaatatttaatttttctatgagAAATGTCTGGTGATCTTGAGCTAAGATATTAAATTGAGAGATCTTTAAAACTTTGAGgagttaattaattgaaatgattttattttgtttgtttgggCCCCAAGTGGAAATTGCTGGATAATTTGGAAACTAATCCATGGTTATATattccaaaaaattattaagtgaCTCACCGCAGCCAAGCACCCAGAAAATTCCAATGTGTTGCTTAAGGGTgtgcttgttttttcttctatttttgtatttactACGGGCctatcactaaaaattaaaaaaacacactaaGAGAAACAAACATACATGTGTTCTCTCGGTCTGATctattagataataatataaaatatatcttgAGATCTTATctaacagtttaaactattaggttgagttgattatttgacatggtatcagagccttgatgaccaagcgagTACTGAATTTcatcatccccatttatttgataaaaattaagtacaaggtaATATGAgcctatgcaagtttcaagtctaaaaggttttcacttgagggggtgtgttagagaataatataaatcatatcttaaaaccttacctaacagcttaaactattgggttaAGATGTTTATTTGACACGATCTGTATAAGAATCACGAATGTATTTCGGCTTAGTCCACTCAAGTTCTGATTTCGTTTGGTTTTTTGTGttgctgttttatttttatgtagggTTGTTcgttccttatttttttttcttgtcgtTAGATTGTAGCTTGGACTACAACCTATATAATTAAAGCTCTGCTCTctttaaccatctaggtggtgtcCCAGCGGTAAAagtttgggaccaagaggtttgctccctctgtgatctcaggttcaagctctgtggttgctcatatgatgaccactggaggcttacatggtcgttaacttcagggcccgtgggattagtcgaggtacgcgcaagttagctcggacacccacgttaaactaaaaaaaaaaaagctctgcTCTCTTTTTGTTTAGACTTTATATCTatctatatctatatatattccTGATTTCACAGAAAGAGAtttcacaaaaagaaaagagcaaTAAATCTTtatgaataaagaaaatatatacttttagttttctttccttttggctTTCTTTTGTTGGTGGTGGGTGAAACATGGCATCAAATATGCTTCCATCTCGAATCTGACAAGAGGAGTATTGAACGTGGTGTTACGTTTTCTCAGTAAGTTGCTTCACTTGTAAGTTTTGTTAATTGAATTTGTGATGCCCATCCTCTTAATTTGCCATAATTTTTAATAGTGTGATGTGCTGTCGTTTCGTTTCCTTCCTCTTCTATTTCCATCTTTAATAAACACAAaggattaataataataaaaaactttagaGTGGTCTCATGATCACCATTACcgaagtttcttttcttttgttaaagctcAAAGAAAAGCTGGTGGTGTGCGTGTAGATGACAATTGACACAGATTCTCTGCATCTTCCTTGAGCGAtcgtttcttttatttatgtcatgtttctttgtgtatttaaaaaaaaagatttttttttaaattaatatgttttttattatttttaaatcattttgatatgctaatatcaaaaataatttttttaaaaaataataaaaatattattttaatatatttttaaataaaaaatattttaaaaaattacaatcacaaaaacaatactatttattttatataattgaatcgcgttaaaacaaatactttacTCACTTGTTTGTGATAGATTACTTACTGGGTAACGAAGATTGTGAAACGATGATCTCAAGTCATTGAAAtgattttgctttctataatgTTCTTTACTAGGaatctcaataataataataataataaaccaatatttttctttataaaaacaaaacatttttgtaATAATCCAAGCCTTTTTCAAGTCAATCCTCAAGTCAAGTTATAACTACGTAAAAAccacttcttttttctttcattttcactTGATAAAAGGCACCATGAATTGTGTGTTCCTTGCTCATATCTCATTACACTCTTCGTTTCTCGCACCCTCTTGATTCTCTTCCTTGCCCAGAAACTCTCCTCCCCATTCATTTCTATACAAATCGCAGCCTACCCCCTAAGCAATGGAACTACTAACTTTTCTTTCCACATATATCAATAACCTTTAttctcaaaaaaagaaatttctggTTTCTGATGCTGTGTCTGATTACAGACGTTCGCCTTTTGATCTAACTAAGAAATTTATAGGTTCCTATGCAGTGTCTGATTTAACCCACAAGCTTTCTGATCAAACAAAGACATTTATGGCTTCTGGTGCTGTGTCTGATTACAGACGTTCGCCTTTTGGTCTAATAAAGAAATTCATGGCTTCTGGTGCAGTGTCTGATTTCACCTATATGCCTTTTgatcaaataaagaaatttataGCTTCTGGTGCAGTGTCTGATTTCAACCACAAGCTTTCTGATCAAATAAAGACATTTATGGCTTCTGGTGCAGTGTCTGATTTCACCTATATGCCTTTTgatcaaataaagaaatttataGCTTCTGGTGCAGTGTCTGATTTCAACCACAAGCTCTCTGACCTAATAAAGAAATTTCTAGCTTCTGAAACAGTGGTGTATGTCCTCCAGTTTAAGAAAGAAAGCGTTCCTATAATTGTTGCAGTGGTAGTGATAGCACTCCTAGCACTCCTGTTTGGTAGTTGCTGCGGATTTCTTGCCAAGATTGTTCGAATTTGCTGCGGATGTCTTGCCAAGATTGTtcgtttttgctgccgatgtcTTGCCAAGATTGTTCGTTTTTGCTGCGGATGTCTTGCCAAGAGTGTTAAAACAATGAAAGCACCGGGGAGGAACTATCGCATACCAAGGAGTAATTTTGAAGCAAATCCTCGTGATTATTTTAGGGACTTGCGCAAGGGGTAGAAGATATATCGATCCTAAGCGTCCAATATGGTTGTTTCCATAGACTTTTCTCCGGAGGCAGACCCGCTCTTCTTCATCTCTTCATCGACCCTActgtattttcttcttttcgaGTGGTTTTTCAAAAGCTTTGATCTGTTGTAGTAGATGCTTTGTGAGCTTGCTTCAACTTACATGTTTCAATAAAGAAGTGAATTGGTCTTCACATATGATCAACCATATCCATTTCATTGCATCTTCTTTTAGTGATCATTTCCTcgataaaatatgattttttttgctgtAATTGAATCAcgttaaaataaatactttactCACTTGTTTGTGATAGATTACTCTGGGCAACGAAGATTGTGAAACAATGATTTAAAGTCATTGAAAtgattttgctttctataatgTTCTTTACTCGGGATTTCGaaaactttcaaaattaaatcaattgaaatgattttgtttCGTTTAATTTGTTTGGTCCCAGTTGGGAATTGGAGGATAATTTGGAAACCAATCCAAGGGTTTTCCAAATAATTCCTAATGTAGCCTGTATCAGCCAAGCATGCGAAGGGAGAGAGGAGtagtcttttattattattattattatttgtttatagtCTTCTTTAAAAATCTTACAATCAGTTCtatcaatcaatatttttaaacgTGATCCAATCACTGATTTAGTCAAACTATAAAAGTCACTAATTCATCAATGAGTCAATAATCATGCTGGAGTAGTTGGATGGTTGGCATTATAATATATGCATGTTTTACCATATGTGAagcataaagaaataaaaactaagaaaattatGCTATATTCTGTTTTGCTTTGTTTCTAGCttctgctttcttttttctatagtTGGTGAGTTGAACATGACATCAATTCTAAGAGACGCGTA
This genomic interval from Populus nigra chromosome 11, ddPopNigr1.1, whole genome shotgun sequence contains the following:
- the LOC133668179 gene encoding uncharacterized protein LOC133668179 — translated: MELLTFLSTYINNLYSQKKKFLVSDAVSDYRRSPFDLTKKFIGSYAVSDLTHKLSDQTKTFMASGAVSDYRRSPFGLIKKFMASGAVSDFTYMPFDQIKKFIASGAVSDFNHKLSDQIKTFMASGAVSDFTYMPFDQIKKFIASGAVSDFNHKLSDLIKKFLASETVVYVLQFKKESVPIIVAVVVIALLALLFGSCCGFLAKIVRICCGCLAKIVRFCCRCLAKIVRFCCGCLAKSVKTMKAPGRNYRIPRSNFEANPRDYFRDLRKG